A stretch of the Ischnura elegans chromosome 5, ioIscEleg1.1, whole genome shotgun sequence genome encodes the following:
- the LOC124158715 gene encoding uncharacterized protein LOC124158715: MPWLALAVPLVAVTVLGLLLNGYILLVVLLTKQVHTANTLLLLHLGAVDVLLCALFLLFAAPGALGARGPADAASSWASTPPLCSLHSFLAALLHPLALWTVCGLNCDRCAAIAAPLHYARLVSTRRAAIFLLSTWVLCLAVALPSLFLPQASPAPPSPPTGYLSNVGNVTTEDPDWNFTATPQPCSPGPSSASHAPYILLLILGTCSSEWYTQGDQSPRIPPPPLSPWYPSAYTALTLLLPAGLILACNVKVLTIARYHRHRIAAAIFEVTLSAQVTITHQRNPFPLTKPRAPASGPGGWIGGGLFGNRRSALLTVVQLIGSLLLLYFPFYSVMMWHSFQGVAGGGPGDSGGVPPLLLTASSALLACSPPVNGFIYGVRSKVLRRTFANYWRKQMSKSAVNQEIQARTPSTCGSRRPSLTPLGLQRRASMDACLGFPALPPAPPSAASTSSSSSAGSSAGPRAGPPKPRITRVASELSWRPLGVASPIAGVAPVHLPRRTRSFRERRTTTTGLHTLQAMLPDEEGKEAESEAPCAVAPERRLSSSTTTLLERRLSREQTFSSGESPEDDSAAEALGTGGVRWRIGSDSAATDEISVSKENGREEQEDVEPAGDPDEAGEDKPAGSPRLYTSLDSILVSGGSNGAGEGGHVNQDGPNEDDASVPASVAGQGRPKVRGSTAPRKIRFGVGDQVHHSWPSRTRGGGGGVGANDRSLQA; the protein is encoded by the exons GTTCACACCGCCAACACTCTCTTGCTGCTGCACCTCGGCGCCGTCGACGTCCTTCTCTGCGCCCTCTTCCTTCTCTTCGCGGCACCCGGAGCCCTGGGAGCCCGTGGACCCGCCGACGCCGCTTCATCCTGGGCCTCCACGCCGCCTCTCTGCTCCCTGCACTCCTTCCTCGCCGCCCTTCTGCACCCCCTGGCCCTCTGGACCGTGTGCGGCCTCAACTGCGACCGCTGCGCCGCCATCGCCGCCCCTCTTCACTACGCCCGCCTCGTCTCGACACGCAGGGCCGCCATCTTCCTCCTGTCCACCTGGGTGCTGTGCCTCGCCGTCGCCTTGCCCTCCCTGTTCCTCCCGCAGGCGTCTCCCgcacccccttcccctcctacCGGCTACCTTTCGAACGTGGGCAACGTCACGACCGAAGACCCCGACTGGAACTTCACCGCGACCCCTCAACCCTGTTCCCCAGGGCCAAGTTCGGCATCGCACGCCCCTTACATACTGCTTCTCATCCTCGGGACCTGCTCCTCGGAGTGGTACACCCAAGGCGATCAGTCCCCGAGGATCCCTCCTCCACCCCTGTCCCCCTGGTATCCTTCGGCGTACACAGCCCTGACGCTCCTGCTGCCCGCCGGCTTGATCCTCGCCTGCAACGTCAAAGTCCTGACGATAGCCCGGTACCACCGCCACCGGATCGCGGCCGCCATATTCGAGGTAACCCTTTCGGCTCAGGTGACCATCACCCACCAGCGGAACCCCTTCCCGCTGACCAAACCGCGCGCCCCCGCGTCCGGTCCCGGGGGCTGGATCGGCGGCGGTCTCTTCGGCAACCGCCGCTCTGCCCTCCTGACCGTGGTCCAGCTCATCGGCTCCCTCCTCCTCTTGTACTTTCCCTTCTACTCCGTGATGATGTGGCACTCGTTCCAAGGGGTCGCCGGCGGTGGTCCGGGCGATTCCGGAGGAGTTCCCCCGCTGCTCCTCACCGCCTCCTCCGCACTCCTCGCCTGCTCCCCTCCCGTGAACGGCTTCATCTACGGGGTTCGTAGCAAGGTCTTGCGCCGGACCTTCGCCAACTACTGGCGCAAGCAGATGTCGAAGAGCGCGGTCAACCAGGAGATCCAGGCTAGGACTCCGTCGACCTGCGGCTCCCGGCGACCGTCCCTGACGCCCCTCGGACTGCAGAGGAGGGCCTCGATGGACGCTTGCCTAGGGTTCCCAGCCCTTCCTCCGGCACCGCCGTCCGCGGCCTCCACGTCTTCGTCATCGTCGGCCGGGTCCTCGGCAGGGCCCAGGGCGGGTCCTCCCAAGCCGAGGATCACTCGCGTGGCTTCGGAGCTGTCCTGGAGGCCCCTCGGCGTGGCCTCGCCGATAGCGGGGGTGGCGCCGGTCCACCTGCCGAGGAGGACGAGGTCCTTCCGGGAGCGGAGGACGACCACCACCGGACTCCACACTCTGCAGGCAATGTTGCCAGAT GAGGAAGGCAAGGAAGCCGAGTCGGAGGCGCCATGCGCCGTCGCCCCAGAGAGGCGCCTGTCCTCGTCTACCACCACCCTCCTCGAGAGGAGACTCAGCCGGGAGCAGACCTTCTCTTCCGGGGAGAGCCCGGAGGACGACAGCGCCGCGGAGGCGCTGGGAACCGGAGGGGTCCGGTGGAGGATTGGATCGGACTCGGCCGCCACGGACGAAATCAGCGTGTCCAAAGAGAACGGACGGGAGGAGCAGGAGGACGTGGAGCCGGCTGGTGACCCCGACGAAGCCGGCGAGGACAAACCAGCGGGTTCCCCTAGGCTTTACACGTCCCTGGACAGCATACTAGTCAGCGGAGGAAGTAACGGAGCCGGCGAGGGAGGGCATGTCAACCAGGATGGTCCAAACGAGGACGACGCCTCGGTGCCCGCCTCGGTCGCAGGTCAGGGAAGGCCGAAGGTCAGGGGTTCGACGGCACCCAGGAAGATAAGATTCGGGGTTGGCGATCAGGTCCATCACTCCTGGCCCAGCAGGAcgaggggaggaggaggtggggtcGGAGCGAACGACCGGAGTTTGCAGGCGTGA